Within the Halichoerus grypus chromosome 2, mHalGry1.hap1.1, whole genome shotgun sequence genome, the region GTCAGGGACACAAAGAATCTTTGCAACATGCTTTTCAAAGCAACTGTGTGTATACTCCTGAGCTCAtggaaatgaggaaggaaaagagatagATTTCCACCAGCTGAGATGGTCTTAAGAGTTCTGCTCCTTATCACATCAGCACACTCTCTCTTAGCTGGCCTTTTCTGAAAAAGGATTTCACAACATTTGCCACCTTATAACTCAACAAGCGTGTTATTTCCTGTCAGTTTAACTTCTCCAAACTTTTGCTTAACAATAGCCAGAAATTCTCAGAAACAGGAGGATAGTGCAACCCTGCTCTTCCTCATCACCATCTGTTATCTCCCTGGAGTTCCTGAAACAATACAGATGGTGAGCTCTTAGCAGAGGCCAGAAGTGGGGACAAGGCACGGCCTTCCCTACATGGCCCTGCCGAACAGGGTCCCTCCATTTCTTTGTCCTGCCAGCACTCATGAGTCTATTATTTGATACTATTAGTGTATTTCTCTTTGTGACTGACATTTCCTAAATTTTTTCCAACAGGATGTCTTCTGTACCCAGTggctgctaaaaaaaaagaaaaaaaaatttgcctggCTGTGACAACTGCTGGGTGGACCAGGCCAAGGAAAGAGAGGTGGTGTCCTTGGAAGAAGGCAGACCTTTCCCACCTCCAGGTTGGACTGGATTTCTAAGTGCAAACAGatatcttattttctattttggattTGGTAGTCATCTCTTGAGATAAGCAAGAAGAGATCCTTCCTAGCTTGCCAACTTGGTGATTCTGCCTGAATTCTTGTAAATGACAACTTTGTTTATTAATGGAATTGTGCATTTGAGAGTGAAAAGCCTTATTTTGTCCAACTTTCtgattttgcaggtgaggaaagcAGCCCAGAGACGTTAAAAGATATCCCCAATAATAGTAGTAGTATTTAAATTACATAGCTCAAAAGCGCTATCACCTGCATTgtacagaagaggaaagggacGATCAGAGTGATGAGATTGACTGGCTCAGGACAGCACAGAGTCAGTAACAGAGGCTGGACTTGAGGCCAGGTCCCCTGATTCCCACTATGATGCTCTTTGACAGTCACCATAGCCTCTGGGCACGGGAGGGGACTTCGGAAATAGAGACGTCTGCTGCCCAGAGCCCCACTTTACTTTTTTGTCTATACTTGGTGATTCATAACAGTACTAGAAGTGCACatgcaattaaaaaattcaattatatttatttgctcTTCATTAGTGAAGCACATGGTATGCAATTCACAGGGCACAAAGGAGCAGACAGTGAAAAAAATCTCCCTCATGCGCCTGTCTCCCATCTGGTTTCCCTCCCCAACTTCTTGGGTGTCCTTTCAGATATGTGTAATGCTTAGATAAGCAAATACATACAAAtgcatttatgcatttttaataaaaaaatggaagcatACTGTACTCTGTTCTCCACcttgcattttaaaacatttgatatGTTTTGGGTATCACCCTTATCAGTGCAGATAGAGCTGCCTCCTTTTTACCGGCTGCAAGTATTCTACCGAAAGGAGGTACTAGAATTTGCTTATATCCAGTCCACTCTTGATGGACATCAAGGTGGTTTCCCTTCTTAGGCTGTTGTTAAGAAGAATATACTATACATGTTTTTGTATACATTTGCTATAATACCTAGCAGAGGTTGGCAATCTACAGCCTGTGGGCCAATTTCAAGCTGccatttgtttttgtaaataaagttttattgcgtGGCAGCCACGCctgtttgtttacatattgtctgtggttgctttcatgctacaacagcagaggtgagtagttgcaacagaaatACGTGGCCTGAAAAGAAAATGGGACACCTCgctggctcagcaggttaagcgtctgccttcggctcgggtcataatcccagggtcctgggatcgagtcccgcatcgggctccctgctcagcgggaagcctgcttccccttctgcctgcagctccccctgcttgtgctctatccctctctctctctgacagataaataaaaaaaaaaaaaagaaagaaagaaagaaaaaaaaaatacatggcttagaagcccaaaatatttactacctggcccttaaaaaaaaaagattttatttatttatttgagagagagagagagtgctctcCTTATCACATCAGCACACTCTCTCTTAGCTGGCCTTTTCTGAAAAAGGATTTTTTCAGCGGCAgccctgcatcccaggaccctgagaccatgacctgagccgaaggcagacgcttaaccgactgagccacccaggagccccactacCTGGCCCTTTAAAGAAAAGGTTTGCTGGACTCCGATCTATAGGACAAATTCCTAtcagtgaaattgctgggttagGAGTTTCGCATTTCGCACTTGACAGTTAGTGGCCCCATTCTCTTCATAGAGGTTGGACTTGTTCATTCTCCCACTGGCAGCGTGTTTTTCCATGTTCACACCAATGTAGTTCATTGGACATTTTCACCTTTGCCCGTCTGataggtagaaaaaaatatttctctggatCTGTTTTGCCTTTGTCTGACTTGGAGTGAAATCAGGCATTTTTTCTGGTTGGAGAAGGGTGATGcctgtgagggagagagaaacaaatgcGAAGGAAATTATCGGTCTCCATTGCTTGCTGTAACTGAACTCATATCACGAAACAAACCCAGCAGAGACCCTACCGCCGCGGAAGCGCGGGGGTCTGCAGACCCCGCCGCCAGTCTCCTCCCTCCTACCCAGAAAATGGATTCTGAACAGCACCTGCTTCCTCCGGCGGCTCCGCTCTGGGTTTAATCACCGCGCACGCTGTGAGCAGCTGCTAGGTGGGAAAAGTGAGTTCTGGTTTCAATCTCGGCAAAGTGGAACTGAGACCGTGGGAAATTCCTGCACCCGGGGAGGCTCTTCAGAAGGTGCGGTTCAGCCTCAAAGAAATGCCAAGACAAGCGCTACccggggtgggagtggggaagcaaatccaccccctcctttttttttttttttaaagtaggctccctgcccaacgtgggccttgaactcacgatcctgagattaTGAGTCATGTACtccactgcctgagccagccaggggcccagaTCCACCTTTCGATTGGGGACGCAGAGAGGGAAGTGCTTCTTGCCCTCTTGTGGGTTTAGACTGTGCTGTTGGGAATGGGGGTTTGCTGTTGGGAGTCATGTGTGAGACACAGCGAGGGGCTCCGGGGTCCCTACCAGACTCAAGAGGCGTCTGCTCCTCTCGCTGGACAGGAGGAAGGCAGTGAGGCCCAGCGTTCCAGGGTCCAAGTTCGTTTGGACATTTGTTCATTAGGCGAGCATTTGCAGTTCCTACTTTTTCGGCTGTTTAGCTTGGAGAAAGGTCCTTGATCGGGTGCTAAGGTGTTCTGGTTGTGGGGACTGACAGATGCCAGGGCCGGGGGCCAGCTGAGTCTTTACAGCTTGTCAAATTTGGAGATAAGTTGCTTTGAGAATAAAGCTTTATTCCAAAAAGATAGCAAAGGACTAAAGTTTTATAGGTGGTGAAGCTGAAGAAAAGGCTCCTCAGCAACTAACTAGATCCTTAAAATATGGCAAGGCCGTCATCACATTTCAATGTGTAAAAATTAGATTCTTAAGTTCCCGGAGAGGAACTTTTGGAAATGACTGTGCTGGAAATGTGCTAAATCAATGATGGTAAATCTATTTAATGGAAGAGTATGTGGCTGTTAAAAGAATGCGGCAGATCCGTATGTACAGATATGGAATCTTTTCCAAGAAATCAATAAATGGAAACGTCAAGGTAAGGGGCGGTAACTAAGTGTCTGGCATCAGGATTTCTAGAAGCAAAGAGTGAGACAGGGATTCTTGTGCTTTGAGGAGGGGTTGCTCCCAGGAGaaggggggctggggagtggggcagggcaaGGGAAAAAGCTAAGCAAGGCCTCGGTGCACATCAGCTTTCGCCTGATCCCGCAGGGAGCACAGGGGCCCGAATTGTACCACAGGGTTGTCCAAGGTCTTACCCCCGTGTTGGCTGCAGTGCGTCccgggctggggggtgggtggaggattCTCTGCGGAAGAGGGCAAGTGTGAACCGCAGGTAGCCCTCGCTCACGGCAGCCAGGCGATGGGTGCGCTGGCTCTCCAGGACATCTGAGTAGAGCTCCAGCAGTACCTGCTGTGGAAGAGGTGCTGCCATTTGTGGGACAGGGTAGAAATGCATATAAATAGGCTTGTGCATATGGGGACTAAGAGCGGAGGCTCTTATCCTGGACCCCATGGAACCCTAAGTGCTTCAGAGATAGAAccatatttcaatataattggtttctttttaatcctctgtattttattttacgtATTTTCAGACATTATCCCTAGGCTCCATCAGACAGCTAATGAGCGCGTGGTGCACGCCCAAGGATAAAGAGATGCAAGAAGGCAGTAACAGTGCTCATTTTTGCTGGGTGAGGCCGAGGTGTTTACTTAGGGGGCGGGGctcaggagtgggagggagactTCTCATTCTTTGTACACGCTTTTGTACTATTGGAATTTTCACTCTGtgcattaattatattttaaaaagataagagaaaaaagaaagaaaatgtattttaaaaaattacctactTCTCTGAAGAACTAGGAGGAACGAAGGAGGAAGAGCAGATATGAGGGGAAGTATCCCTCAAACGAACCTGATTgttcctgggttttcttttcactctcaTTTCCTGGGGTGCCTTTTCTGTTTTATACTCCGATTGCTTGCTTTCCTCTCCAAAAAGTCCAAATCTGTCTCTCTAATGCTTGTATGCGATTTTGAAGCTGTTTTTGCACACTTGGATGGAACCTACATAATTATCTTTTACTAATTTTTGCTCAACTCCTAATCAAATGATAACTAAAGTGTGATGTCATTTCTTAGCATATATACCTATACTTGCCAAACAAACCACTTTAGTCTGCACGATTTTTGTGGGTCAAAAGCATGCCTTTAAATGGAGAGCGTATTTCCGTGATGAGAataaatttgggggaggggattgTTTCATGCTCAAGATGGAGGTTTTTAATCAGACCACATTTGAGGACATTAGATGTCTCCTTTATTCACAATATACTTCCAAAGAGTCAAGATTTACTAAATTCCACctctcagtattttaaaatgaatgtgcaCTCTCCACCATTTTTGTTGCCAAGGGAGCTCACATCTGCCCTGGAAAATCTTCCCGTGGAGCGATGTCAGCAGAGATAAATGAATGAGAGTACATGCGGTTCTATAATAATAGTGCAATTTGGCTAAGGGGTGACATCATCTTTTCACTGTTGTATCTGCCAGTCTAAGTAGCAATAAGTCCAGCTGAGCTAGAGAATGAATTACAGGGAGAGTACACGGGCAAGGCGGGATGAAACataaaaaatggaatggaaaattaaatttaaaaagaaggtagCTTTGAATAGATCCAGCccacaatatattttttcttatgtatgGTTCTGATTTAATTACCACGTCAAAATTTGCCATCATTTCGGATTATGTGGAAAGATGCAAAGCTTCTTTCCTAATGGCTGTTTTGCTATATATACACATGGGTACCACCAGTGTATAAATAGGGACGTTGGAATTGATTTTAGTCTTTAAAGGGCACATTTAAATGCTGGCAGATAAAATGCCTTTATCAGTTCAATCCACTCACTGTGATCCCACATGGTTCACTGGTAACACTTGAAGGAGGGTTTGCTGGGTTTTATTTGGATATTGAGAGAACAATATCACCATCCTACATGCTGATGAACCCCGGACATGGTTTGTTTCTGGGGAGGAGCAGGATATGACTCTCTATTGGTTCTTGGAGGGCTGGATCAGTATTTactcattgccttttttttctttttaggtaacagctttattgagatagaattcacataccGAAATATTGGTCCTGTTTGCTAATTTTTTATATTCCTGTCCTCTAATGTCCACTGGCGTTGGATGATGAATTTCTGCAAAGGCATTGATAGAGGCTATGAGGAATAAACCCTGCAGATGGATCAAATAAAAACATCAGGTTTCCAGGCTGGATAAAGGAGTCAtgaaaaggagggagaagcagaaatgaAGGACAGAGAGACTTCTAGAAGTAAAATGAGCAGTTGGTTATTGAAAAGAAAGTCTTCTGCTGTTTGAATAAAGACTGAAGAGCTTTCATCGTTGGCTCCCCACATGGTTGTGTCTTTTTTGAGCAGCAAGTCGCAAGAAGAAGAAGGAACTCAGAGTTGAACTAATTAGTAGTAATGAAAATGTAGCAAACATCAACAACGAATTTCCTAGGCAATTTCATTTCCAAAGCACATTCGCATGTATCACAGGTAAAATGTTTTCCACAAACACCATTTTTAACATAGGATTTTATTTGCAGAAGCTATTTTTTGTGGCCTAAGGAAGAAATGGCTCATTGAAACAGAACTTTGCTGATTTGGTTTCAAAGAATTCTAGGATATGAAGAATTCTGTGGAACACAGGGGTTCAGAAGTCCCTGAACACAGAACAGGCATGTctggtaatgaaaatgttcttttggTCTAGCGTTATGTTTATGCTTTAAAAGCATGATTATGCTAGGAATAGGCAGAAGCAGAAAAGAGGAAGTAAGTAGGAAAATACTTGATATTTGAATAGGCTTTATACTTTCCAAAATACTCAGCCCCCACCAAAGCCTGGTAGcagtattatcctcattttactgatgagaaacaTGCTTCTAAGAAAGTTGTTTTACAAGTGACAGAAAATTCAACTCAAACTGGCCTAAGCAATAAAAGGTATGTGtctttccgtgtgtgtgtgtgtgtgtgtgtgtgtgtgtgtgtgtgtatgtttggctCACAGAATTGAAAAGCCCAGAGCAGGAACCAGCTTTCAGTGGTTCAGTGATACCATCAGGGGCCAATTTCTCTAGACGGCTCCCAGTTCTGTTTTCCTAAAATATAGTTTTCTTCTAAGACAGGCTTTCCTCTTGAGGTGGCAAGATGGTTGTTAATAGCTCTAAatcaagttgggaaaaaaaaagaagaagaaaaagagtacCTCTTTCTCACAGTCCCAGCAAAAGTCTAGTGATTGTGTCTCATTGGCTGTGATTGGGTCACATGTTCATCCCTGAACCTATCACTGTCGCCAGAAGGATGCTGTCCTCTGATTCACCAGACTGTAGATAATAACTCCCAGCCTGAATGTATGGAGAGGGGGCTGGATGGCTTTCCACAGGTGAAGAGAGGCACTCACccaagttttattgagatataattgatagataacattgtataagttaaAATTACCTAATTTTGCATCTCTAGTGTAGGTTGATTGAATGTTAATCCAATATtgatatgagatatatatatatatatatatatatatatatatatatatatatatattagcaacTGGATTCTAAACTTTTTGAGGGTAAGGGTTATATTTTGATAGTTTTTGGGTCTTTGTGCACAGTGTTTAGCATGCTCATTTTCCTTTAATCAAAATTCAAGAGATACTTAATTGAGTTATTGAAATAGTTTTCCTGGTGAGATTATTAAATTAACTTGTACATTGCTCTGGAGCAGCTGCATACTGATTCCTTATCCATTACGgtgaaggaggggaagggaggatggagaatccatttttataaagctttccaggtgattctcttcagagcatttaaaaaattggccTCAAGATTTCAGCATATAAATATCAGAAAGCCGGTTGACTGACATATAACTCTTCAGTGTATCACAAACAGCCAAGGAAGTGATGTTGAAGTCAACACCCATTAGAAATCTCTTGTAAGGGAAGACATACAACTGTAAGAACTCAAAAAGAACAAATCAACAAGAAttaaaatggaagaggaagactGGTTAAATTGTGATGTTTTGGTTgcctattgctacataacaaattgcTCCAAAAcagaatggcttaaaacaacagtcatttattatttctctttttttttttttttatttatttatttgagacagagagaatgagagagagagagagcacatgagaggggggagggtcagagggagaagcaggctccctgccgagcagggatcccgatgcgggactcgatccagggactccaggatcatgacctgagccgaaggcagtcgcttaaccaactgagccacccaggcgcccctattatttctCATTACACGGGTGGCCTGGGCTAAGCTGGCTGGTTTCTCAGCTCCATTTGGTGTAACTGCAGTCACTCACAGAGCTGCATTCAGCTGGGAGCTCAACTGGGGCTGGAACGCCTGAGAAGGCCTCTTACGGTTGAAAGTTTCTCTCCTTGTGATGTCTCATCGACCAGTAGTCTGGCCGTCACTCCTTTGCAGGATGATGGCTGGCTTccaagaggagaagcagaagctgTCAGTTCTCTTAAGTGAGCTCAGAAGTGTCAGAACATCAGTGTGGCTACCTCTATTGGATAAGCCAAGGGATAGGGCCAGTCCAGATTCTAGAGCGAAGGAAGGAAAGTAGACTCCACCTCTCAGTGTCAGGAGTgtgcagagggaagggaagaattgCTGGAGGCCATATTTGGGTACTTTCTACCATACTTACTTATAGTTatatctggcacacagtaagaagTGGCGATGCCTTTGGGTCTTCTAAATTTAAGCCTAAAAACAACTACAggatccatgcaatggaataccattcagaaataaagaggaatgaaatactgatacgtGCTACACCACAGATCtactcaaaaacattatgccaagtagaagaagccagacacaaaagcccacgtattgtatgattccatttgtatgaaatatccagaaaaggcacctctaaggaaatgaaaagtagaTTAGTGGGATCCTGGAGGTGGGAATGGGGATTAATTGTAAATGGGCATGAGAAATCCTACTGGGGTGATAAAAATGCCCTGAaactagattatggtgatggctACATAATTCAggaaatttattgaaaataactgaattgtacacttaggAGGAGTGAATCTCATGATCTATAAATTATAAGTCAATGAAATTGTTAAGAAAATGCAGAAGGGTGGTCTTTAATTCAAGCAACATGTTCCTGGAGGCTTTGCATAATTAAAATGTTGACAGTTGAAGGGTAGTGGAGGGGATGTATTCACAAAGTGTAAGACCCCACACCTATTTTGGCTATTTTTGCTtgaagtgcttttgttttcttagccTTGTAAGAGATACTCTCTCCTAATTTAACAATAAGGTATGTCGAGGTTGGTATCTGGACTTCTTCCCTAGTTTTTTGGACTGGAAGTTAGTGTAATTTCAGTGACCGATTTTCCAGTGAGTTTTTCAGTCCTAGGGTCATCACTTAGGTAAACACCTGTGTGGCACCGTTAAAGACTattcaaaagattttaattcttttttaaaaaagatttatttatttattttgagagagagagaaagaaagcacgcaagcaggaggagggacagagggagatggagagagagaaatctctagtagactccccactgagtgcggagcccaacttggggctccatctcaggaccctgaaatcaagacctgagccgaaatcaagagttggacccttaaccaaccaagcctcccaggcgccccaaaagattttaattcttttttttttaatttattttttgacagacagcgagagagggaacacaagcagtgggagtgggagagggagaaaacggcttcccactgagcagggagcccgatgcggggctcgatcccaggacactgggatcatgacctgagctgaaggcagatgcttaatgactgagccacccaggcgcccccgaaagATTATAATTCTTAACAACTGTCACATTTAAAGTGAGAGCACAACGGCTACTGAAATCACTGGTGGATGTTTGGATGTACATAAGTGATAGTTTCTGCTGATCAAAGATTGCAGGTGTTTCTGTTAACCAGTTCAAGTGACACCTTCCTATGACATTAACCGATACATAGTTTGCAAGTCACTCAGCCTGCCCATCTTGAAATTTTGCAAGCTTTGacaaatttttacatttaaggaGAGTtcatattgtttaaaattttgctcACAAAGTGAGACTTTATTATTATCTGTGTGTTGCACTATTTGAAATCATTCAAATTCACATGAAATTCAAATACACTAGGTCATAGGGTTGGTGATGGTGAGAACTTGCCggccctgccttcccctccccaccgtgTTTTCCCCTCCCCACCGTGTTATTGTGATGGGAAAACCTCAACATTCAGCATGTGCATTCCAGATGGTTCGTGAGCCCTTAGTATTTGCTTCTATTCAGTTTGTAAGGAGTTTGTGTTCCATGAATTTGCATTAAGTTTCAGGTTAGATTCAATAATCCTAAATACCAAATGAAATTCTATCTGATCCATTCAGCCTCTGAATCTTGTTGGAAACTCCAAAATTGGCTTGGGTTTTCTTCAAGGATTTATGAATCTGGGCTGAATTTGAGGTTCAAAAAGGACTCAGCCAGAGTTGCTTTAGTCTGGAATTTTCAAAAGAAGTGTTTTGTACATTTCTTTCAATACACATCAAACAAGTTGTCAACGTCTGCTGGATTTATGTCCTGCTCTTCCTAAATACTGGACTACCCATTTTAGGTCTTCGTTTCTTCAgcagtgttatgggttgaattgtgtcaccacccccctccacttatatgttgaagtcctgacccccacgacctcagaatgtgaccttgtttggagaTAGGattttacagaggtaatcaagttaaaatgagttcTTTAGGGTGGGTCCCACCCCAGTATGACTGGTGTTTTTGTAAAAAGGGGGAATTTGGGTACAGAGATATGCACATAGGGAGAACATATATGAACATCAAGGCAGAGATAAGGTGGATgtgtctataagccaaggaatgccaaagattgcctgCAAACTAccagaagccaggggaggggacTGGAACAGATTTTTCCTCACAGttggaaccaaccctgctgacacctagACCtaggacttctagcctccaaaactgtgtgATGATAAACTTCTGTTGTCTAAGTCACTCAGTATGTAGTACTTGGTTAtaacagccctagcaaactaataacATTGGTAAAATAAGAAGATAGAGAAATGGCATTTGTTTTGGGCCTTGGTCAAATCCTTTCAGTGCACTATGTCAGTTGATTTtcaatagaaaacccagaaaggtAGGCATCCACTTCATCGTCCCCACGAGGAAATGAAGGCTAAGCAGCTTGGCCAAGATCACATAGCTCATTTCCTTCGCCGATGCTGGAACACAGATGGCCTCGTTCCTAGTTCAGTCCTCTGGTGCTTGTGAGGGGCAGAGTTTGGGAATTAAAGGCAGGATTAACAGAGATGATCTTCATCTACAACATTAGGAGTTGGATGAGATAATAGCATATGTTACTctctatgtgtcaagcactgtctAAGGCCTTACCAAATTAACTCACTCATTTActtctcataacaaccctatgaaataagtgttattattcccatttcgtaggaaagaaaagtgagacacagagagattatGTAATGAAGGAAATGTTGCCATTCATATGAGTGAGCTCCTAGGAGGGGAGTGGAAATTTGcctaatttctttctctgatgattttattttatttttatctgtatatCATATCTCAAGCATGTATCATATCATATATCATTTACACATCATGTatcaattgtgaaaaaaaattcaagagacTTTACCAAAATACCAggtcaattattttaatatttccagaGTGCCTTCTAGACGTTTTTCCATTTGCGTGAAGAATCTTTACACAGGGTActcataacatatataaaaattggtattctgctttctttccatttaataTCATACTAGAAGCCTTTCCTTGTTTTAATGCAGTACATATCTGCtgtgatcattttaattttattttttaagtttttatttatttactaatctccacccccaacatggggttcgaacaTATCACCCTGAGATTTAGAGTcaaatgctcttccaactgagccagtcaggtgcctttgctgtgatcttttttttttttaattttaaagattttatttatttatttatttactagagagagagagagagtgagagagtgtgagtgtgagcacaagtcggggagggggagggagaagcagactccctgctgagcatggagcctgatgcggggcttcatcccaggaccccaagatcattacctgagccaaaggctgacacttaactgactgaactacccaggcgccccagggccaTGAACTTTTTAACGAATAC harbors:
- the LOC118542308 gene encoding uncharacterized protein LOC118542308, whose translation is MELIIDHVCGTEPTDEPWDLMQFSGCLLYPVAAKKKEKKICLAVTTAGWTRPRKERWCPWKKADLSHLQTLSLGSIRQLMSAWCTPKDKEMQEGSNSAHFCWVTALLR